In Gemmatimonadaceae bacterium, a genomic segment contains:
- a CDS encoding protein kinase: MDDSRLERLITLFDQALPVPQSRRAEFLESACAGDAALRQELDSLLAAHDSAGGYFEDLGARIVSPAYAAVAGTSGSGADPALPAQLEAALAGSYRFERELGGGSMSRVFLAEEIKLGRKVVIKVLPPELAVSVSTDRFRREIQFAAQLQHSHIVPVLASESEGALLYYTMPFVAGESLRARLARDGALETRDAVRIWSDVLDALSYAHSKGVMHRDIKPANILVGERNALVTDFGIARALEAATSDADATATGLTIGTPAYMAPEQVTGDRDASHRVDIYAAGLVMYEMLEGRSPFRGESTREIVLARLNAVPARVSRPDCPPELAELVMSCLAQEPAARPASAAAVLASLESLPTNVGQSASSQAPANGSTSKQSRRQMAYALGALALALVVFGATQLRRASIELDLPPTGTAPSIAVLPLMNLSTDTRGAALADGMTEELIATISRAGNVRVIASTSVFALRGRNMDVRQIAESLRVSHVLEGGIQTAGSRLRMQIRLVDARDGSTRWSETYDRGLGDIFAMQDDIARAVARELDVRLGSAGGSSASAAASAPRRYTPNVAAYEWYLRGMNTALLRSDVGRQQGLDYFNRAIAADSNFAAAYAALAHRYLGWTGPEQTRRDWIAKAHEAALKAVALDSSLAEARVALGWTLQADRQYAAAEAELERAVALDPNVRRGYEGLARVYMWLQRPAEQLAAAKIGEQTDPLSASAIRELALALMVNGRCDEALQRLLPLKSLSPPASVAGVIRGQCYAEKEMWREAIAEFRWAVEAQSASSGAALAFLGYALARSGEREEATAILSDLQAGRKRSDGAFGIATIYAGLGEYDRAFAWLDKAVDEGSVRIYLMGPMFADLRRDSRFERLKRRLRMPRQ; encoded by the coding sequence ATGGACGATTCCCGGTTGGAGCGACTCATCACCCTGTTCGACCAGGCGCTACCCGTGCCGCAATCCCGGCGCGCCGAATTTCTGGAGAGCGCGTGCGCCGGCGACGCAGCGCTCAGACAGGAGCTCGACTCTCTGCTCGCAGCGCACGACTCAGCCGGCGGGTATTTCGAAGATCTCGGCGCCAGGATTGTCTCTCCCGCGTACGCTGCGGTTGCGGGAACCTCTGGCTCGGGTGCCGACCCGGCGCTGCCTGCGCAGCTCGAAGCGGCGCTGGCCGGCAGCTACCGGTTCGAGCGCGAGCTCGGTGGCGGATCGATGAGCCGCGTCTTCCTGGCGGAGGAGATCAAGCTCGGCCGCAAGGTAGTGATCAAGGTGCTTCCACCCGAACTGGCTGTAAGCGTGAGCACGGATCGGTTCCGACGCGAAATTCAGTTCGCTGCGCAGCTGCAACATTCGCACATAGTGCCGGTGCTGGCGAGCGAGTCAGAGGGGGCGCTGCTGTACTACACCATGCCGTTCGTTGCGGGCGAGTCCCTGCGCGCGCGGCTGGCGCGCGACGGCGCTCTGGAAACGCGGGATGCGGTGCGGATCTGGAGCGACGTGCTGGACGCCCTGTCGTACGCGCACAGCAAAGGAGTGATGCACCGCGACATCAAGCCGGCGAACATTCTTGTCGGAGAGAGGAACGCACTCGTCACCGACTTCGGGATTGCCCGCGCGCTCGAGGCCGCGACCAGTGACGCCGACGCGACCGCTACCGGCCTGACGATCGGGACTCCAGCATACATGGCGCCCGAGCAGGTCACGGGGGACCGCGACGCCAGCCATCGCGTGGACATCTACGCCGCCGGCCTCGTGATGTACGAAATGCTGGAAGGGCGGTCTCCCTTCCGCGGTGAATCGACGCGCGAGATCGTGCTCGCGCGCCTCAACGCCGTTCCGGCTCGCGTAAGCAGACCGGACTGTCCGCCGGAGCTTGCGGAGCTGGTGATGAGCTGCCTGGCGCAGGAACCGGCGGCGCGACCGGCGAGCGCGGCGGCGGTTCTTGCGAGCCTCGAGTCACTGCCCACCAACGTAGGACAGTCCGCAAGCTCACAAGCCCCCGCGAACGGATCAACGTCAAAGCAGTCGCGGCGACAAATGGCGTATGCCCTCGGCGCACTGGCGCTGGCGCTTGTGGTGTTTGGGGCGACACAGCTGCGCCGCGCCTCAATTGAACTGGATCTGCCGCCGACGGGTACGGCGCCTTCGATCGCAGTGCTGCCTCTCATGAATCTCAGCACTGACACGCGCGGCGCGGCGCTGGCGGACGGCATGACGGAAGAGCTGATCGCAACGATAAGCAGAGCTGGCAACGTCCGGGTGATCGCGAGCACATCGGTTTTCGCGCTCAGAGGTCGGAACATGGATGTACGCCAGATCGCGGAAAGCCTGCGCGTGTCGCACGTGCTCGAAGGGGGAATTCAGACGGCTGGGTCGCGGCTGCGAATGCAGATTCGGCTGGTGGATGCGCGCGACGGTTCCACCCGGTGGTCGGAAACCTATGACCGGGGGCTCGGCGACATCTTCGCAATGCAGGACGACATCGCGCGCGCAGTCGCACGCGAGCTTGATGTTCGGCTGGGGAGCGCGGGGGGCTCCAGCGCGAGCGCCGCCGCGAGCGCGCCCCGCCGCTACACCCCGAACGTCGCGGCGTACGAGTGGTACTTGCGAGGGATGAACACGGCCTTGTTGCGCAGCGACGTGGGGCGCCAGCAAGGCCTGGATTACTTCAATCGCGCCATCGCGGCCGATTCAAACTTCGCCGCCGCATACGCCGCGCTGGCACACCGTTATTTGGGGTGGACAGGTCCGGAGCAGACTCGACGCGATTGGATCGCAAAGGCTCACGAGGCAGCGCTCAAAGCCGTAGCGCTCGACAGCTCTCTTGCCGAAGCCCGGGTCGCGCTCGGCTGGACGCTGCAGGCCGATCGGCAATACGCGGCGGCCGAAGCGGAGCTGGAGCGCGCCGTCGCGCTCGATCCGAACGTGCGTCGCGGGTATGAAGGCCTGGCGCGAGTATACATGTGGCTCCAGCGGCCAGCCGAGCAGCTGGCCGCTGCGAAGATAGGCGAACAGACAGACCCGCTCTCTGCCTCTGCGATACGGGAGCTGGCGCTGGCGCTGATGGTTAACGGTCGTTGTGACGAGGCGCTGCAACGACTGCTCCCGCTGAAATCCCTGAGCCCGCCGGCCAGCGTGGCCGGGGTGATACGCGGGCAGTGCTACGCGGAAAAGGAGATGTGGCGTGAAGCCATCGCCGAGTTCCGCTGGGCCGTGGAGGCACAATCGGCATCATCGGGGGCCGCATTGGCGTTTCTCGGATATGCGCTGGCGCGGTCAGGCGAGCGTGAGGAAGCGACTGCTATCCTCTCGGACCTCCAGGCCGGACGCAAGCGCAGTGATGGTGCCTTCGGGATCGCGACGATTTACGCGGGGCTCGGTGAGTACGACAGGGCCTTCGCGTGGCTGGACAAAGCGGTTGACGAAGGCAGCGTACGGATATACCTCATGGGTCCGATGTTCGCGGACCTACGCCGCGATTCGCGGTTCGAGCGGCTCAAGAGGCGACTGCGTATGCCGAGGCAGTAG
- a CDS encoding WGxxGxxG family protein has protein sequence MVNRLKLAIVLSLVMSLASTAGAQTTADSAMNAGAVPVQVPVEEADTDFPWGLLGLLGLAGLMGRKREDKTVYVDPATTTRPRTP, from the coding sequence ATGGTGAATCGACTCAAGCTTGCTATCGTTCTTTCTCTCGTCATGTCACTTGCGTCGACGGCGGGAGCTCAGACTACCGCGGACAGTGCCATGAACGCTGGCGCAGTCCCGGTGCAGGTACCGGTTGAAGAGGCCGATACCGATTTTCCATGGGGCCTGCTCGGGCTGCTCGGCCTCGCTGGCCTCATGGGACGCAAGCGGGAAGACAAGACAGTTTATGTGGACCCGGCTACGACAACACGTCCCCGGACGCCGTGA
- a CDS encoding tetratricopeptide repeat protein has protein sequence MSSQLSFAVPVLAPFFLFLATSTAAAQHAEHTIPGASQPTAAAQGPGKGGAMPLYRDALGPFTRSAGTVTRDAQSYFDQGMQLMYAFAQGEAVRSFNEAGRRDSTCASCFWGEAWARGAYLNAPMDSTGGAAAYSAARRAKALVTANTRAVDRAMIDAMAIRYAPDFRRSERARMDSTYSDAMARVHAKFPRDDDVATLYAESLMLLEPRRGVWSLEKPSIKRIHQVLEGVLSRNRAHPGACHLYVHATETTPHAGRAESCAELLGSSIPGASHINHMPSHTFNRIGRWGDAVRANVAAFHSDQRSATGGGFAIYPAHNLHMLLFSASMDGQGAVAEQAARDFAKLVPGGVFYRALVLLRFGRFDEILELETPPTDPLQRGLWEFARGYAHLRVGDADNARAYLERVERTGRTTPDSVSFRGHTASSILGIAGGILRGELVRKQGKLDEAIPLFERAVLLEQKLRYDEPEPLNFSASDWLGAALLERGRPVDAERVYRAALDHRPRNGWSLIGLEQALSKQGRVADAAEVHRQFAAAWARSDTWLRASRF, from the coding sequence ATGTCTTCGCAACTGTCTTTCGCAGTCCCGGTCCTCGCACCTTTCTTCCTGTTTCTCGCAACCTCGACCGCTGCCGCGCAACACGCCGAGCACACCATCCCTGGCGCTTCGCAACCGACTGCTGCGGCGCAGGGTCCCGGCAAGGGTGGCGCAATGCCGCTGTATCGCGACGCACTCGGACCTTTCACTCGCAGTGCCGGAACGGTCACGCGTGACGCTCAGTCGTATTTCGATCAGGGAATGCAGCTCATGTACGCGTTTGCGCAGGGCGAAGCAGTACGCTCCTTTAATGAAGCCGGCCGTCGCGATTCGACCTGCGCCTCATGCTTCTGGGGCGAGGCCTGGGCCCGTGGCGCGTACCTGAATGCGCCAATGGATTCAACGGGTGGCGCTGCTGCCTACTCCGCGGCGCGACGGGCAAAGGCGCTCGTGACTGCAAACACGAGAGCTGTGGATCGTGCAATGATTGACGCGATGGCCATCCGTTACGCCCCGGACTTTCGCCGTTCGGAGCGCGCGCGGATGGATTCCACCTACTCCGACGCGATGGCGCGTGTACACGCGAAGTTCCCGCGCGACGACGACGTCGCTACGCTTTATGCCGAGTCGCTGATGCTGCTCGAGCCGCGGCGCGGTGTGTGGAGTCTCGAAAAACCGTCGATCAAGCGGATTCATCAGGTTCTCGAAGGCGTGCTGTCCCGCAATCGCGCTCATCCCGGAGCGTGTCACCTCTATGTTCACGCGACTGAAACCACCCCTCATGCCGGCCGCGCTGAATCATGCGCCGAGTTGCTCGGTAGCAGCATTCCTGGTGCGAGCCACATCAATCATATGCCGTCCCATACGTTTAACCGCATTGGCCGGTGGGGCGATGCCGTGCGGGCAAACGTGGCTGCATTTCATTCCGACCAGCGCTCAGCGACCGGCGGCGGATTCGCGATCTATCCGGCGCACAACCTCCATATGCTGCTCTTCTCGGCGTCGATGGATGGCCAGGGTGCGGTAGCTGAGCAGGCCGCTCGTGACTTTGCGAAGCTGGTGCCGGGCGGTGTTTTCTATCGGGCGTTGGTATTGCTGCGGTTCGGCCGGTTCGACGAAATACTGGAGCTCGAGACGCCGCCGACTGACCCGCTTCAGCGCGGGCTCTGGGAGTTCGCGCGGGGATATGCCCACCTGCGGGTGGGGGATGCTGATAATGCGCGCGCGTACCTCGAGCGCGTCGAGCGCACCGGCCGCACCACGCCTGACTCAGTGTCGTTTCGCGGACACACTGCGTCATCGATACTCGGCATTGCGGGCGGCATTCTGCGTGGGGAGTTGGTGCGGAAGCAGGGCAAGCTGGACGAAGCAATTCCATTGTTCGAGCGCGCGGTTTTACTCGAACAAAAACTCCGCTACGATGAACCCGAGCCGCTCAATTTTTCCGCTAGTGACTGGCTCGGCGCTGCACTGCTCGAGAGAGGACGGCCAGTGGACGCCGAGCGGGTCTATCGCGCCGCGCTCGATCACCGGCCGCGGAACGGATGGAGCCTGATAGGATTGGAACAGGCATTGTCAAAACAGGGCCGGGTTGCAGATGCCGCCGAGGTTCATCGTCAGTTCGCTGCGGCCTGGGCCCGGTCGGACACCTGGCTCAGGGCATCGCGGTTCTAG
- a CDS encoding sigma-70 family RNA polymerase sigma factor: protein MLPSPQDSITGLLRAVERGNRDALDTLFPLVYDELSRLAHHQRRMWHGDITLNTTALVHEAYLKLVDQERLPAESRTHFFSVAAKAMRHILCNYARDRHRQKRGGDAVHISLGPTHDLAAQIAITDDHAETLEVLDVALKRLEQVAERQARVVECRFFGGLSVDDTAAALGISPRTAKRDWTFARAWLLREMQLEPGAGG, encoded by the coding sequence ATGCTCCCATCGCCACAGGATTCCATCACTGGTCTGCTCCGGGCGGTCGAGCGCGGAAACCGCGATGCGCTCGACACCCTATTTCCGCTCGTCTATGACGAGCTGAGCCGGCTCGCACATCATCAACGGCGGATGTGGCACGGAGATATCACGCTCAATACGACGGCACTCGTACACGAGGCGTACCTGAAGCTAGTTGATCAGGAACGACTGCCCGCCGAAAGCCGAACTCACTTCTTCTCGGTTGCCGCGAAGGCGATGCGCCACATACTGTGCAACTACGCTCGCGATCGTCACAGGCAGAAACGCGGCGGCGACGCCGTACACATCAGCCTCGGTCCGACGCACGACCTTGCCGCGCAGATCGCGATCACCGACGACCACGCCGAGACACTCGAGGTGCTCGATGTCGCGCTCAAGCGACTGGAGCAGGTTGCCGAACGACAGGCGCGTGTCGTGGAATGCCGCTTCTTCGGAGGCCTGAGCGTAGACGATACCGCGGCCGCGCTCGGGATTTCACCCCGCACCGCCAAGCGCGACTGGACCTTCGCGCGCGCGTGGCTCCTGCGCGAAATGCAGCTCGAGCCCGGCGCCGGCGGTTAG
- a CDS encoding TonB-dependent receptor, protein MAELRLHTMRRSAVWLRTILLGISVWGGALSIGARKASAQGITTAAIHGTVDSEDGASIDGARVRVISSATGFVLDTRVRHGRFLAQGLEVGGPYVVEIRQIGFVPQRSAPLYVTLGEPLRVRFVLRPRPVALDTVVVAGRVRDASASASGATTVIPEAMVHRLPTLNRNFYDFVALAPQVSTKVGLQRSGVSAAGANLRFNSFLINGADERFVNGSVSAAASVGKSIPLDAVKEFQVLIAPYDVRYGDFAGALVNTVTQSGTNDFHGSAFAYWRNDRLARGGELAPPLPYDRLQYGFSAGGPIVRDRAHFFIAPEIQRLTSPAPGPYVGQPSAAAPAVPVREADLDRMGQIMRGYGLEAGSAGAVKNDTPLRNLFARIDATIPGWNSRAMGFVRYGRMESDQFSRAARDTFYLSSYQSASATQVLLTSIQLHTTLPRMGGGHNELVMSQATDRSGPMPDVAQPLVRVLVPGASGGAVTITTGTPEQAQGRFARSQSFRIRDELTLPWGGRHMLLLGAQGEGFRVQRGALRRYGTWMFASLDDLAAGRAERFELRRDLSGASAPLEGRQYALYVGNEWHAGDRLSITTGVRADVMRLDSRAPYNPVVDSIFARRTDEMPRSRAHISPRLGFSWDLFGHGRDRIRGGIGVFTGRPPLAWFVPAILSYGLGIETLRCGPLPTDAGPAPAFIPESAHRSLRGSGSARSDSANGAIAARVRCVRP, encoded by the coding sequence ATGGCTGAACTCCGCCTGCACACCATGCGTCGGAGTGCAGTTTGGCTGCGAACGATTCTGTTGGGCATATCGGTTTGGGGGGGCGCGCTTTCCATAGGCGCGCGAAAGGCGTCCGCACAGGGAATCACCACGGCCGCCATTCATGGAACAGTAGACTCCGAGGACGGCGCCAGCATCGATGGAGCGCGGGTCCGCGTTATCTCGTCCGCCACCGGATTTGTCCTCGACACGCGCGTTCGACACGGCCGCTTTCTCGCGCAGGGGCTCGAGGTGGGTGGCCCATATGTTGTCGAGATTCGGCAGATCGGCTTCGTCCCTCAGCGGAGCGCGCCCCTCTATGTCACGCTCGGGGAACCGCTGCGCGTTCGATTCGTTTTGCGGCCACGTCCGGTCGCGCTCGACACTGTGGTAGTCGCGGGTCGCGTGCGTGACGCGTCGGCGTCAGCAAGCGGCGCGACTACAGTGATTCCGGAAGCGATGGTCCACCGACTGCCCACGCTGAACCGCAACTTCTATGATTTTGTGGCGCTGGCGCCGCAGGTCTCCACAAAGGTCGGATTGCAGCGGAGCGGCGTGTCCGCCGCGGGCGCGAACCTTCGGTTCAATAGCTTTCTCATCAACGGCGCGGACGAGCGCTTCGTAAACGGGAGCGTTTCGGCGGCCGCCAGCGTCGGCAAATCCATCCCCCTCGACGCGGTGAAGGAGTTCCAGGTGCTGATCGCGCCGTACGACGTCCGGTACGGGGATTTCGCGGGCGCTCTGGTCAACACAGTCACGCAATCCGGCACGAACGACTTTCACGGCTCAGCGTTCGCCTATTGGCGGAACGACCGGCTCGCGCGTGGGGGCGAGCTCGCGCCGCCATTGCCATATGACCGGCTCCAATACGGCTTCTCCGCCGGCGGGCCAATCGTGCGAGACCGGGCGCACTTTTTCATAGCGCCGGAAATCCAACGCCTGACTTCCCCTGCGCCGGGACCGTACGTCGGCCAGCCCTCTGCGGCGGCGCCGGCAGTCCCGGTACGCGAGGCCGATCTCGATCGCATGGGGCAGATCATGCGCGGGTACGGCCTGGAAGCCGGGTCGGCGGGCGCGGTCAAAAACGACACGCCGCTGAGAAATCTGTTCGCTCGAATTGACGCAACGATCCCCGGTTGGAACAGCCGTGCGATGGGATTCGTGCGCTACGGCCGCATGGAGAGCGATCAGTTTTCACGGGCCGCGCGCGACACTTTTTACCTGTCGAGCTATCAGTCCGCCTCGGCGACCCAGGTGCTACTCACTTCCATCCAGCTCCACACTACGCTGCCCCGCATGGGCGGCGGGCACAACGAACTGGTAATGTCCCAGGCAACTGACCGCTCTGGTCCCATGCCGGATGTCGCGCAGCCGCTCGTGCGCGTCCTGGTCCCGGGCGCGAGCGGTGGTGCCGTTACGATCACCACCGGGACGCCCGAGCAGGCGCAGGGGAGGTTCGCCCGCTCGCAGTCGTTCCGCATTCGCGACGAGCTGACCCTTCCGTGGGGCGGCAGGCACATGCTGCTGCTCGGCGCGCAGGGCGAGGGCTTTCGGGTGCAGCGCGGCGCACTGCGCAGATACGGTACCTGGATGTTCGCCAGCCTCGATGACCTGGCGGCCGGACGCGCCGAGCGGTTCGAGCTGCGCAGGGATCTGAGTGGCGCAAGCGCCCCATTGGAGGGAAGGCAGTACGCGTTGTACGTCGGAAATGAATGGCACGCCGGCGATCGACTTTCCATAACGACGGGCGTTCGCGCCGACGTGATGCGTCTCGACTCGCGTGCGCCGTACAACCCCGTGGTAGACTCGATCTTCGCGCGCCGCACTGACGAGATGCCTCGCAGCCGGGCGCACATTTCTCCGCGCCTCGGATTCAGCTGGGACCTCTTCGGCCACGGCCGCGACCGTATCCGAGGCGGGATCGGCGTCTTCACCGGGCGCCCGCCGCTGGCCTGGTTCGTTCCAGCAATTTTGAGCTACGGCCTCGGAATCGAAACCCTCAGATGCGGGCCCTTACCGACCGACGCCGGCCCCGCGCCGGCATTCATCCCCGAGTCCGCTCACCGCTCGCTCAGGGGAAGTGGATCTGCTCGATCGGACTCTGCGAATGGCGCAATCGCTGCGAGGGTCCGTTGCGTACGACCGTAA
- a CDS encoding Hsp20/alpha crystallin family protein, which translates to MTVRGEKRGERTEGEDSRYHLVERSYGSFTRSFQLPQGLDESKIEAEANNGILSIRIPKAALPQPRRIEIGKAAGSRRGGQSGRQISQQDATRVTQGAQPRSQTVRAEAPPAGA; encoded by the coding sequence ATGACTGTCCGCGGCGAGAAGAGGGGAGAACGGACAGAGGGTGAGGACAGTCGCTACCATCTCGTCGAGAGAAGCTACGGGTCGTTCACCCGATCTTTCCAGCTTCCGCAAGGGCTCGACGAGTCCAAGATCGAAGCCGAAGCCAACAACGGCATCCTCTCCATCCGCATCCCCAAAGCCGCCTTACCCCAGCCGCGCCGGATTGAGATTGGCAAGGCGGCTGGAAGCAGACGCGGCGGACAAAGCGGCAGGCAGATATCGCAGCAAGACGCAACGCGCGTTACTCAGGGCGCGCAACCCCGTTCGCAAACCGTACGCGCTGAGGCCCCACCCGCCGGCGCCTGA
- a CDS encoding Ig-like domain-containing protein — translation MTGQDSVFPRMLAVLEFVRQRQVARRLAFVLMLAAAACTVTFEPPASRIAPVEGNNQFGLAGLALVKPLSVKLTDSFLNPIAGVPVRFDIVAGGGTIAGVTTTTSAAGIATSGAWTLGSRGHSK, via the coding sequence GTGACCGGTCAGGATTCCGTGTTCCCGCGCATGCTCGCTGTTCTCGAATTCGTGCGACAGCGCCAGGTCGCGCGGCGATTGGCCTTCGTGCTGATGCTGGCGGCGGCGGCATGTACAGTTACTTTCGAGCCCCCGGCTTCCCGGATCGCGCCGGTCGAAGGAAATAATCAGTTCGGCCTTGCCGGCTTGGCGCTGGTAAAGCCCCTGTCGGTCAAACTCACGGATTCCTTTCTCAACCCGATAGCGGGGGTTCCGGTCAGGTTCGACATCGTGGCCGGTGGCGGCACCATTGCCGGCGTAACCACTACGACGAGCGCCGCGGGGATCGCCACATCCGGCGCCTGGACCCTGGGATCGCGCGGCCACAGCAAGTGA
- a CDS encoding M28 family peptidase, translated as MTAGSARCTAPTSSTSTGKPPRCESRASTASLQLRRRFIVLAITALSSGAISCAPSSRPLPGPALPVRTTKDITTADVRARIFIVADDSMLGRQSATRGNFMMTQYLASESARLGLEPGGENGTWFQTLPLVRRSADSASFIRAGGMALGLFTGFAPIRPTLTLRLGARLAVDSAVAIYGGRAGDTVAVISASDAAGRIVVLDAPLDVNSRPSGVYAASATVAVRQFPGAAAIAIAALDYVTPATATSLRGRGVGVINTTADSNPVGLLVSRAAAAQLMRAPLENMRVGQIGSKVQARVGFTDLPAQAPARNVIAILRGSDPRLRNEFVAVGAHNDHLGTATRPVDHDSLRAYNRVMRPEGAQTAAAVPKPEQIARIAVILDSLRQRSPARADSIYNGADDDGSGSVAALEIAESLAAGPRPRRSIVFVWHTAEEAGLLGSAWFTENPTIPRESIVAQLNMDMVGRGSAADVPKGGPRNLQVIGSRRLSTDLGNVVDSVNARSREPYLIDYSFDTPRHPLNRYCRSDHYMYARYGIPITYFSRGYHMDYHQLTDEPQYINYEGLTKVAGFVKNVAVALANRDDRVVVDKARPDLRAPCRQ; from the coding sequence ATGACAGCAGGCAGTGCGCGGTGTACAGCGCCGACATCATCTACATCAACGGGCAAGCCACCGCGTTGCGAATCACGGGCGAGCACGGCGTCGCTGCAGTTACGGAGGCGGTTCATCGTCCTCGCGATCACGGCGTTGTCATCCGGGGCAATCTCCTGCGCACCGTCAAGCCGTCCCCTGCCCGGCCCCGCCTTACCTGTCCGCACGACAAAAGACATCACGACCGCCGATGTCCGCGCCCGCATCTTTATCGTGGCCGACGACTCGATGCTCGGCCGACAATCGGCTACCCGTGGCAATTTTATGATGACGCAATATCTCGCGTCGGAGTCAGCAAGGCTCGGCCTGGAGCCCGGTGGGGAAAATGGGACGTGGTTCCAGACATTGCCGCTCGTTCGACGGTCCGCCGATTCGGCATCGTTCATCAGGGCTGGGGGGATGGCGCTGGGTCTGTTCACCGGGTTTGCTCCAATCAGACCGACTCTCACCTTGCGGCTTGGCGCCCGTCTCGCCGTGGACAGCGCCGTGGCGATTTACGGCGGGCGCGCCGGCGATACCGTTGCTGTGATTTCCGCCAGTGACGCTGCGGGACGCATTGTCGTGCTGGACGCGCCGCTTGACGTGAACAGCCGGCCGAGCGGTGTCTATGCCGCCTCGGCCACGGTTGCGGTGCGGCAGTTCCCGGGCGCTGCGGCGATTGCCATCGCTGCTCTCGACTACGTCACACCGGCAACTGCAACGAGCCTGAGAGGGCGAGGCGTCGGAGTCATCAATACCACGGCCGATTCGAATCCAGTGGGGCTCCTTGTGTCGCGGGCTGCCGCTGCGCAGCTGATGCGCGCTCCGCTGGAGAATATGCGGGTTGGACAGATCGGGTCAAAGGTTCAGGCGCGAGTGGGATTCACCGACCTGCCGGCGCAGGCGCCCGCGCGAAACGTCATTGCGATACTTCGCGGGTCTGACCCGCGATTGCGCAACGAATTCGTTGCTGTCGGCGCACACAACGATCACCTCGGGACAGCGACGCGGCCCGTTGATCATGATTCTCTCCGCGCCTATAACCGCGTCATGCGGCCGGAGGGCGCGCAGACGGCAGCAGCAGTGCCGAAGCCCGAGCAAATCGCACGTATCGCGGTGATTCTCGATAGCCTTCGCCAACGTTCGCCGGCGCGGGCAGATTCCATCTACAATGGTGCTGACGACGACGGCTCCGGCTCTGTGGCCGCGCTCGAAATCGCCGAGTCGCTCGCTGCCGGGCCTCGTCCGAGACGATCTATCGTTTTCGTATGGCACACCGCCGAAGAGGCCGGGTTACTGGGTTCCGCCTGGTTCACCGAGAACCCTACAATTCCGCGTGAATCGATCGTTGCGCAGCTCAACATGGACATGGTTGGACGGGGCTCGGCTGCGGATGTACCGAAGGGCGGCCCGCGGAATTTGCAGGTGATCGGATCGAGGCGGCTTTCGACCGACCTGGGGAATGTCGTCGATTCGGTGAATGCGAGGAGCCGTGAGCCGTATCTGATCGACTACTCGTTCGATACGCCGCGGCATCCCCTTAACCGCTATTGCCGGAGCGATCATTACATGTATGCGCGGTACGGAATTCCGATCACATATTTTTCTCGCGGATATCATATGGACTACCATCAGCTCACAGATGAACCGCAGTACATCAACTATGAAGGGCTGACCAAGGTTGCTGGTTTCGTAAAGAATGTGGCCGTGGCGCTTGCCAATCGGGACGATAGAGTGGTGGTCGATAAGGCCCGGCCTGATTTGCGGGCACCCTGCCGGCAGTAG
- a CDS encoding DUF6766 family protein: MTTLHSAEDRQTTLGRDGEKRSPEAAGWMKRHGLSLAMLALFILSLLGQIAVGHADYNDNALQHGQPAIALVGYLGSGHFIEAVFENWESEFLQMAAFVFLSAYLYQIGSPDSRKLEGEPELDIDPREQIRSDSPWPVRRGGVVLRIYEHSLTLALLALFAMSFLLHAHGGAREYSSEEMSHGGSAVSTIAYMGKSRFWFESLQNWQSEFLSVAALTLLSIFLRQRHSPQSKAVADPHSKTGD, translated from the coding sequence ATGACAACTCTTCACAGCGCTGAGGATCGGCAAACCACCCTCGGCAGAGACGGCGAGAAACGATCACCTGAAGCTGCCGGCTGGATGAAGCGTCACGGCTTATCCCTGGCAATGCTTGCTCTCTTCATTCTCTCGCTGCTCGGGCAGATTGCAGTCGGTCATGCCGACTACAACGACAATGCTTTGCAGCATGGACAACCAGCGATCGCACTTGTGGGCTACCTGGGCTCGGGACACTTCATCGAGGCCGTCTTCGAGAATTGGGAATCGGAATTTCTGCAGATGGCGGCCTTTGTATTCCTCTCCGCGTATCTGTATCAGATAGGCTCGCCGGACTCGCGGAAGCTGGAAGGCGAACCAGAGCTGGACATCGATCCCCGGGAGCAAATAAGAAGCGATTCGCCATGGCCCGTGCGCCGCGGCGGCGTAGTGCTGCGGATCTACGAGCATTCTTTAACCCTCGCGCTGCTGGCTCTGTTTGCAATGTCGTTCCTCCTTCACGCTCATGGCGGCGCTCGTGAATACAGCTCAGAGGAGATGAGCCACGGCGGTTCAGCCGTTTCAACGATTGCCTACATGGGAAAGTCGCGCTTCTGGTTCGAATCGCTGCAGAACTGGCAAAGCGAGTTCCTGTCGGTAGCCGCACTCACGTTGCTTTCGATTTTCCTGCGCCAGCGTCACTCGCCGCAATCCAAGGCGGTCGCTGACCCGCATTCAAAGACAGGCGATTAG